AGGTGCTGGGCCTCGTCTGGCAAGAGGGCTCCTCGTGCGCGATCCGGGTCCCCCGGTCAGGCTCCGGAGACCCCATGGTAGCCATCCTGCGCCCCAGGATCGCCTTCAGGCCAATGTGAAGGCCGTCAACCGGAGAAACGCGAGGGGCGGGCGCCGGATTCCTCCGGGCCCGCCCCGATGTCCTGCGAGGGTCTTCAGACCTTGAGCAGCGCCTCCAGCGGGGCGCCGGCCAGGGCCGGTTCCAGGCGGGTGCGGCCGCCGAGGAAGCCGAGCTCCATCAGGACGGCGAGGCCCGCGATCTCGGCGCCCGCCCGGCGGATGAGCTGGAGGGAGGCCTCGGCGGTGCCGCCCGTGGCGAGGACGTCGTCGACCACCAGGACGCGGTCGCCGTGCTTGAGGTCCTCGGCGTGCACCTCGATCTCGGCGGAGCCGTACTCCAGGTCGTAGGCCTGGCTGAGGGTGGCTCCGGGGAGCTTGCCCGCCTTGCGTACGGGGATGAAGCCGACGCCGGCGCGGACGGCGACCGGCGCGCCGAGGATGAAGCCGCGGGCCTCCAGCCCGACGATCTTCGTGGCGCCGGTGTTCCCGGCGATCTCGGCCAGCGCGTCGGTGAGCGCGGTGAACGCCGCCGGGTCTGCCAGGAGCGGGGTGATGTCCTTGAACATCACGCCCGGCTCCGGGTAGTCGGCCACGTCGCGTATACGGCTGAGCAGCAGCTCTTCGATGCCGGTCATCGGCGCTTCCCCGAGGGTCGGCCGCGGCCCCGGTTGCGGGAGGCGGGCTGGTTGCGCGGGCCCACGACGGCGGGAGCGGCGTGGTCGTCCTCGGGCTCGTCGGCGAGCGGCTCGTCGGTGACCGGGGCCTCCAGGGACTCGCCCTTGGCGGCGGCCTGAGCCCGCTTGGCGAGCACACGCTTCTTCAGGGCCTTCATCTGCGGCTCGCGCTCCTTGAGGTCGGCGACGAGCGGCGTGGCGATGAAGATCGAGGAGTACGCACCGGCCGCGAGGCCGACGAACAGCGACAGCGAGATGTCGTTGAGCATGCCGGCGCCGAGCACACCGCCACCGATGAACAGCAGGCTCCCGACCGGCAGCAGCGCCACCACGGTGGTGTTGATGGAGCGGACCAGGGTGCTGTTGATCGAGCGGTTGGCGATGTCGCTGTAGGTCCAGCGGGTCTGTTTGGCGATGTCCTTCGTCTGCTCCTTGAGGCTGTCGAAGACGACGACCGTGTCATAGAGCGAGTAACCGAGGATCGTCAGCAGACCGATCACGGTGCCGGGCGTCACCTCGAAGCCGACGAGGGCGTAGATGCCGACCGTGATGGTGATGTCGTGGATCAGCGCGACGAACGCGGCGAACGCCATGCGCCATTCGAAGGCGATCGCCAGATAGATCACGACCAGGACGAGGAAGATGCCGAGGCCCTGCCAGGCCTTGTTGGCGATCTGGTCACCCCAGCTGGGGCCGACCAGGTCGGCGTTGATGCTCTCGGCGTCGACCTTCAGGTCCTTGGCGAGGTCCGTCTTGATCTGGTTGGACTTGTCGGTGTCGATGCCCGCGACCTGGATGCGCAGGCTGCCGCTGCCGAGCTCCTGCACGATCGCGTCGTGCCCCGAGGCCTCCTCCGCGTACGTCTCGGCCTGGGAGACGGAGACGGAGGTGTTCTTCGGGGTGGTGAAGACGGCGCCGCCCTGAAACTCGATGCCCATGTTCAGGCCGCGCACCGCCAGGCCGACGATGGCCGTGATGGTGATCAGGATCGAGAGGCCGTACCAGATCTTGCGGTTGCCGACGAAGTCGTAGCCGACCTCGCCACGGTGCAGTCGGGCGCCGAGGTTGCCGAGCTTCGACATCTCTCACGCCTCCTTCGGGTCGACAGGGCCAGCGGCGGGGCGGGCGGGACGGCGGGTGCGGCGCAGCGGCGGCTGGGCACCCAGGCTCTTCGGGTCGAGGCCGGACCACTTGTGGCCGCTCGCGAAGAACTTGCGGCGGGCCATCAGCGTCAGCAGCGGCTTGGTGAAGAGGAACACGACGACCACGTCGAGCAGGGTGGTCAGACCGAGCGTGAACGCGAAGCCCTGGACCTTGCCGACGGTGACGACGAACAGGACCGCGGCGGCGAGGAACGACACGAAGTCGGAGACCAGGATGGTGCGCCGGGCACGCGGCCAGGCCCGCTCGACGGCGGGTCGCAGCGAGCGGCCCTCGCGGATCTCGTCGCGGACGCGTTCGAAGTACACGATGAACGAGTCCGCTGTGATGCCGATCGCGACGATGGCACCGCAGACGGCCGGCAGGTTCAGTGCGAAGCCGATGGCCGGGCCGAGCAGCGACATGATCACGTACGTCAGGGCCGCGGAGACCAGCAGTGAGGCGATGGCGATGAACGACAGGCCGCGGTAGTACACCAGCAGGTACAGGACGACCAGGGCAAGGCCGATCGCGCCGGCGATCAGACCGGCCTGCAGCTGCTCACCGCCGAGCGCGGCGGTCACCGTGGTGACGCTGTCCTCCTTGAAGGTCAGCGGCAGGGCGCCGTACGACAGCATGTTGGCCAGGCTCTCGGCCGACTGCTGGTTGAAGTTGCCGGAGATCTCCGCGTTGCCGCCGGTCAGCGCCTGGCTGACGTACGGGTCGGAGACGACCTCGCCGTCGAGGACGATGGCGAACTGGTTCTGCGGGGACTGGTTCTTGGCCAGCTTGCCGGTGATCTCGGCGAACTTCTTGGTGCCGCTGTTCGTGAAGTCCATGGTGACCGTCCAGCCGGCACCCGTGGTGGTGTTGAGGACGGCCTGCGCCTTGTCCACGTCCGTGCCGTCGACCTCGGCGGGGCCGAGGATGTACTTCTGCCACTGGCCCTGCGAGTTCTGGCCGCAGGCCACGGTCGCGTCGCCGGGCTTGGCACCCTTGCCGGCGTTGGCGCGGGTTGCCGGCTTGGTGCAGTCGAGGGCGGCGTACTGCGCCTCGAG
The nucleotide sequence above comes from Streptomyces sp. NL15-2K. Encoded proteins:
- the secD gene encoding protein translocase subunit SecD, whose amino-acid sequence is MAAPKRGRSSSAQSKPGRSLALILIAIVALTGGMFLSGHTTPRLGIDLAGGTSITLRAVPEAGQESAINKTNMDTAVDIMNRRVNGLGVTEAEVQTQGDRNIIVNIPKGTNSKEAQDQVGTTAKLYFRPVVATEVSGGAAPASPSPSPSGSASGKATDQPADKDKATSSQSPSGSASPTSQGRAVTDALKADPTPSTSASPSPSGSPSGDAAGNLEAQYAALDCTKPATRANAGKGAKPGDATVACGQNSQGQWQKYILGPAEVDGTDVDKAQAVLNTTTGAGWTVTMDFTNSGTKKFAEITGKLAKNQSPQNQFAIVLDGEVVSDPYVSQALTGGNAEISGNFNQQSAESLANMLSYGALPLTFKEDSVTTVTAALGGEQLQAGLIAGAIGLALVVLYLLVYYRGLSFIAIASLLVSAALTYVIMSLLGPAIGFALNLPAVCGAIVAIGITADSFIVYFERVRDEIREGRSLRPAVERAWPRARRTILVSDFVSFLAAAVLFVVTVGKVQGFAFTLGLTTLLDVVVVFLFTKPLLTLMARRKFFASGHKWSGLDPKSLGAQPPLRRTRRPARPAAGPVDPKEA
- a CDS encoding adenine phosphoribosyltransferase translates to MTGIEELLLSRIRDVADYPEPGVMFKDITPLLADPAAFTALTDALAEIAGNTGATKIVGLEARGFILGAPVAVRAGVGFIPVRKAGKLPGATLSQAYDLEYGSAEIEVHAEDLKHGDRVLVVDDVLATGGTAEASLQLIRRAGAEIAGLAVLMELGFLGGRTRLEPALAGAPLEALLKV
- the secF gene encoding protein translocase subunit SecF, whose protein sequence is MSKLGNLGARLHRGEVGYDFVGNRKIWYGLSILITITAIVGLAVRGLNMGIEFQGGAVFTTPKNTSVSVSQAETYAEEASGHDAIVQELGSGSLRIQVAGIDTDKSNQIKTDLAKDLKVDAESINADLVGPSWGDQIANKAWQGLGIFLVLVVIYLAIAFEWRMAFAAFVALIHDITITVGIYALVGFEVTPGTVIGLLTILGYSLYDTVVVFDSLKEQTKDIAKQTRWTYSDIANRSINSTLVRSINTTVVALLPVGSLLFIGGGVLGAGMLNDISLSLFVGLAAGAYSSIFIATPLVADLKEREPQMKALKKRVLAKRAQAAAKGESLEAPVTDEPLADEPEDDHAAPAVVGPRNQPASRNRGRGRPSGKRR